The Enterobacter asburiae genome window below encodes:
- the mutT gene encoding 8-oxo-dGTP diphosphatase MutT — protein MKILQIAVGIIRNPQNQIFITQRAADAHMANKWEFPGGKIESGETPEEALVRELQEEVGITPLGATLFDKLEYQFPDRHITLWFWLVENWEGEPWGKEGQPGNWVELQASDAEKFPPANEPVILRLVAQP, from the coding sequence ATGAAAATACTGCAAATTGCCGTCGGGATTATTCGCAACCCGCAAAACCAAATCTTTATCACCCAGCGCGCTGCCGACGCCCATATGGCGAACAAGTGGGAGTTTCCGGGCGGTAAAATCGAGTCAGGAGAAACGCCGGAAGAGGCGCTGGTTCGGGAGCTTCAGGAAGAGGTGGGGATCACCCCGCTTGGCGCAACGCTGTTTGATAAGCTTGAATACCAGTTCCCGGACAGGCACATCACGCTGTGGTTCTGGCTGGTGGAAAACTGGGAGGGTGAACCCTGGGGAAAAGAGGGACAGCCGGGTAACTGGGTGGAACTTCAGGCAAGTGATGCCGAAAAATTCCCACCGGCTAATGAGCCCGTGATCCTGCGGTTAGTCGCACAACCGTAG